A DNA window from Canis lupus familiaris isolate Mischka breed German Shepherd chromosome 10, alternate assembly UU_Cfam_GSD_1.0, whole genome shotgun sequence contains the following coding sequences:
- the TCF20 gene encoding transcription factor 20 isoform X3 — translation MQSFREQSSYHGDQQSYPQEVHGSSRIEEFSPRQAQMFQNFGGAGGGSGGSGGSSGGGRRGTAAAAAMASETSGHQGYQGFRKEAGDFYYMAGSKDPVTTGTPQPPQRRPSGPVQSYGPPQGSSFGNQYGSEGHVGQFQAQHSALGGVSHYQQDYSGPFSPGSAQYQQQASSQQQQQVQQLRQQLYQSHQPLPQATGQPASGSSHLQPMQRPSTLPSSAAGYQLRVGQFGQHYQSSAASSSSSFPSPQRFSQSGQSYDGSYSVNAGSQYEGHSVGSNAQAYGTQSNYSYQPQSMKNFEQAKIPQGTQQGQQPPQQQAQQPQQHPPQHVMQYTNAATKLPLQAQVGQYSQPEVPVRSPMQFHQNFSPISNPSPAASVVQSPSCSSTPSPLMQSGENLQCGQGNVPMGSRNRILQLMPQLSPTPSMMPSPNSHAAGFKGFGLEGVPEKRLTDPGLSSLSALSTQVANLPNTVQHMLLSDALTPQKKTSKRPSSSSKKADSCTNSEGSSQPEEQLKSPMAESLDGGCSSSSEDPGERVRQLSGQSTSSDTTYKGGASEKAGSSPAQGTQNEAPRLNASPAAREEAASPGAKDTPLSAEGNPKVNEKTVGVIVSREAMTGRVEKPGGQDKGSQEDDPASTQRPPSTGGTKETSHPPVPQPEPPGGGSKGNKTVDNNSNHNGEGNGQGGHSAVGPGFIGRSEPSKSPGSLRYSYKDSFGSAVPRNVSSFPQYPTGQDKGDFTGHGERKGRNEKFPSLLQEVLQGYHHHPDRRYSRSTQEHQGMAGGLEGATRPNVLVSQTNELASRGLLNKSIGSLLENPHWGPWERKSSSTAPEMKQINLADYPIPRKFEIEPQSSAHEPGGSLSERRSVICDISPLRQIVRDPGAHSLGHIGTDTRLGRSERLNPSLSQSVILPGGLVSMETKLKSQSGQIKEEDFEQSKSQASFNNKKSGDHCHPASIKHESYRGNASPGAAHDSISDYGPQDSRPTPMRRVPGRVGGREGMRGRSPSQYHDFSEKLKMSPGRSRGPGGDPHHMNPHMTFSERANRSSLHAPFSPNSESLASAYHTNTRAHAYGDPNAGLNSQLHYKRQMYQQQQEEYKDWSSGSAQGVIAAAQHRQEGPRKSPRQQQFLDRVRSPLKNDKDGMMYGPPMGTYHDPSGQEGGRCLMSSDGLSNKTIELKHGSQKLQQESCWDLSRQTSPAKSSGPPGMSNQKRYGPPHEADGHGLTDTAQSSKPSNVMLRLPGQEDHSSQNPLIMRRRVRSFISPIPSKRQSQDVKNSNTEDKGRLLHPPKEGADRAFNSYAHLSHSQDVKSVPKRESSKDLPSPDSRNCPAVTLTSPAKTKILPPRKGRGLKLEAIVQKITSPNIRRSASSNSAEAGGDTVTLDDILSLKSGPPEGGSIAVQDAEMEKRKGELVSDLVCPTSQELNIEKPLPRSSEEWRGSGDDKVKTETHPDTVTAGKEPPGSMTSTTSQKPGSNQGRPDGSLGGTAPLIFSDSKNVPPAGVSAPEANPKAEEKENDTVTISPKQEGFPPKGYFPSGKKKGRPIGSVNKQKKQQPPPPPPQPPQIPEASADGEPKPKKQRQRRERRKPGAQPRKRKTKQAVPIVEPQEPEIKLKYATQPLDKTDAKNKSFFPYIHVVNKCELGAVCTIINAEEEEQTKLVRGRKGQRSLTPPPSSTESKALPASSFMLQGPVVTESSVMGHLVCCLCGKWASYRNMGDLFGPFYPQDYAATLPKNPPPKRATEMQSKVKVRHKSASNGSKTDTEEEEEQQQQQKEQRSLAAHPRFKRRHRSEDCSGGPRSLSRGLPCKKATAEGSSDKTALDSKPSAPTTSEGGPELELQIPELPLDSNEFWVHEGCILWANGIYLVCGRLYGLQEALEIAREMKCSHCQEAGATLGCYNKGCSFRYHYPCAIDADCLLHEENFSVRCPKHKVRLWR, via the coding sequence ATGCAGTCCTTCCGGGAGCAAAGCAGTTACCACGGAGACCAGCAGAGCTACCCACAGGAGGTACACGGCTCATCCCGGATAGAAGAGTTCAGCCCGCGTCAGGCCCAGATGTTCCAGAATTTTGGGGGCGCGGGTGGTGGCAGCGGtggcagcggcggcagcagcggtGGTGGGCGACGAGGAACGGCAGCTGCAGCAGCAATGGCTAGTGAAACCTCTGGCCATCAGGGCTACCAGGGTTTCAGGAAAGAGGCTGGAGACTTTTATTACATGGCAGGCAGCAAAGACCCTGTGACGACAGGAACCCCGCAGCCACCTCAACGAAGGCCTTCGGGGCCCGTGCAGAGCTACGGCCCCCCCCAGGGGAGCAGCTTTGGCAATCAGTATGGGAGCGAGGGGCATGTGGGCCAGTTTCAAGCACAGCACTCTGCCCTTGGTGGTGTGTCTCATTATCAGCAGGATTACTCGGGGCCTTTCTCTCCAGGGAGTGCTCAGTACCAACAGCAGGCTtccagccagcagcagcagcaggtacAGCAGTTGAGACAGCAGCTTTACCAGTCCCACCAGCCTCTGCCACAAGCCACTGGCCAGCCAGCATCTGGGTCGTCCCATCTGCAGCCGATGCAGCGGCCCTCAACTCTGCCGTCCTCTGCCGCCGGTTACCAGCTGAGAGTGGGTCAGTTCGGCCAGCACTACCAGTCttctgctgcctcctcctcctcctccttcccttcaccGCAGCGCTTCAGCCAGTCTGGCCAGAGCTATGATGGCAGTTACAGTGTGAATGCTGGATCCCAGTATGAGGGACACAGTGTGGGTTCTAATGCACAGGCTTACGGAACACAATCAAATTACAGCTATCAGCCTCAGTCTATGAAAAACTTCGAGCAGGCGAAGATTCCACAAGGGacacagcaggggcagcagccGCCCCAGCAGCAGGcacagcagccacagcagcacCCCCCGCAGCATGTGATGCAGTATACCAACGCTGCCACCAAGCTGCCCCTGCAGGCCCAGGTGGGGCAGTACAGCCAGCCTGAGGTTCCTGTGAGGTCCCCCATGCAGTTCCACCAGAACTTCAGCCCTATCTCAAACCCTTCCCCGGCGGCCTCTGTGGTTCAGTCTCCAAGCTGTAGCTCCACCCCATCTCCTCTTATGCAGAGTGGAGAGAATCTCCAGTGTGGGCAAGGCAATGTGCCCATGGGTTCCAGAAACAGAATTTTACAGTTAATGCCCCAGCTCAGCCCGACCCCCTCAATGATGCCCAGTCCAAATTCTCATGCTGCGGGCTTCAAAGGGTTTGGACTAGAGGGAGTGCCAGAAAAGCGACTGACAGATCCTGGGCTGAGTAGTTTGAGTGCCCTGAGCACTCAAGTGGCCAATCTTCCCAATACTGTTCAGCACATGCTACTTTCTGATGCCCTGACGCCTCAGAAGAAGACCTCCAAGAGGCCCTCCTCATCTTCTAAGAAAGCAGACAGCTGCACAAACTCCGAAGGCTCCTCTCAGCCTGAAGAACAACTGAAGTCCCCTATGGCTGAGTCACTGGACGGGGGCTGCTCCAGCAGCTCTGAAGATCCAGGCGAGCGTGTGAGGCAGCTGAGTGGCCAGAGCACCAGTTCTGACACCACCTACAAGGGCGGAGCCTCCGAGAAAGCTGGCTCCTCGCCTGCACAGGGCACTCAGAACGAAGCCCCCAGACTCAATGCCAGTCCTGCGGCCAGAGAAGAGGCGGCCTCGCCTGGTGCTAAGGACACACCACTTTCGGCCGAGGGCAACCCAAAAGTCAATGAAAAAACAGTTGGGGTGATTGTTTCCCGGGAAGCTATGACAGGTCGAGTAGAAAAGCCTGGTGGGCAAGATAAAGGCTCCCAAGAGGATGATCCTGCATCCACCCAGAGGCCACCCAGCACTGGCGGGACAAAGGAAACCAGTCACCCACCAGTCCCGCAGCCAGAGCCCCCGGGGGGAGGGAGCAAAGGAAACAAGACCGTAGATAATAACTCCAACCACAATGGAGAGGGAAACGGCCAGGGCGGGCACTCGGCAGTGGGCCCTGGTTTTATAGGCAGGAGTGAGCCTAGCAAATCCCCGGGCAGCCTGCGCTATAGTTACAAAGATAGTTTTGGATCAGCTGTGCCAAGGAACGTCAGTAGCTTTCCTCAGTATCCTACAGGACAAGATAAGGGGGATTTCACTGGCCACGGGGAGCGAAAGGGGAGAAATGAGAAGTTCCCTAGCCTCCTGCAGGAAGTGCTTCAAGgttaccaccaccaccctgacAGGAGATATTCTAGGAGTACTCAGGAGCATCAGGGCATGGCCGGTGGCCTGGAAGGAGCCACGAGGCCTAATGTCTTAGTCAGTCAAACCAATGAGTTAGCTAGCAGGGGCCTTTTGAACAAAAGTATTGGGTCCCTGTTAGAAAACCCACACTGGGGCCCCTGGGAAAGGAAGTCAAGCAGCACAGCTCCCGAAATGAAACAGATCAATCTGGCCGACTATCCGATTCCCAGAAAATTTGAAATAGAGCCTCAGTCATCAGCCCATGAGCCTGGGGGTTCCCTTTCTGAAAGGAGATCTGTGATCTGTGATATTTCTCCACTGAGACAGATTGTCAGGGACCCAGGGGCTCACTCACTGGGACACATAGGTACTGACACCAGACTTGGGAGGAGTGAGCGGCTCAATCCAAGTTTAAGTCAGTCGGTCATTCTTCCAGGTGGGTTGGTATCCATGGAAACAAAGCTGAAATCCCAGAGCGGGCAGATAAAAGAGGAAGACTTTGAACAATCCAAATCTCAAGCCAGTTTCAACAACAAGAAATCTGGAGACCACTGCCATCCTGCTAGCATCAAGCATGAGTCTTACCGAGGCAATGCCAGCCCAGGAGCTGCCCACGATTCCATCTCAGACTATGGCCCACAAGACAGCAGACCCACACCAATGCGGCGGGTCCCTGGCAGAGTCGGTGGTCGAGAGGGCATGAGGGGGCGTTCCCCTTCACAGTATCATGACTTCTCAGAAAAACTGAAGATGTCtcctgggaggagcagaggcccaGGGGGAGATCCTCATCACATGAACCCACACATGACCTTTTCAGAGAGGGCCAACCGGAGTTCTTTACACGCTCCCTTCTCTCCCAACTCAGAGAGCTTAGCCTCTGCTTACCACACAAATACTCGGGCTCATGCTTacggggaccccaatgcaggtTTGAATTCTCAGCTCCATTATAAGAGACAGATGTACCAGCAGCAACAAGAGGAGTATAAAGACTGGAGCAGTGGttctgctcagggagtgattgCTGCAGCACAGCACAGGCAGGAGGGCCCGCGGAAGAGCCCAAGGCAGCAGCAGTTTCTTGACAGAGTGCGGAGCCCCCTGAAAAATGACAAAGATGGTATGATGTATGGCCCACCGATGGGGACTTACCATGATCCCAGCGGTCAGGAAGGGGGGCGCTGCCTCATGTCTAGTGATGGTCTGTCTAACAAAACCATCGAATTGAAGCATGGCTCCCAGAAGTTACAACAAGAATCGTGTTGGGATCTTTCCCGGCAAACTTCTCCAGCCAAAAGCAGCGGTCCTCCGGGAATGTCCAATCAGAAGAGGTACGGGCCGCCCCATGAGGCCGACGGACATGGGCTCACTGACACGGCACAGTCATCCAAACCCAGTAATGTTATGCTCAGGCTTCCAGGCCAAGAGGATCATTCTTCTCAAAACCCCTTAATCATGCGGAGGCGGGTGCGTTCCTTTATCTCTCCCATTCCCAGCAAGAGGCAGTCACAAGATGTGAAGAACAGCAACACTGAAGATAAAGGGCGCCTCCTTCACCCACCGAAAGAAGGCGCTGATAGAGCGTTCAATTCCTACGCACATCTTTCTCACAGTCAGGATGTCAAGTCTGTCCCTAAGAGGGAATCTTCCAAGGACCTTCCAAGTCCAGACAGTAGAAACTGCCCTGCTGTTACCCTCACAAGTCCTGCTAAGACCAAAATACTGCCCCCCAGGAAAGGCCGAGGGTTGAAACTGGAAGCTATAGTTCAGAAGATCACATCCCCAAACATCAGGAGGAGTGCATCCTCGAACAGTGCGGAGGCTGGGGGAGACACGGTTACTCTGGATGACATACTGTCTTTGAAGAGTGGCCCTCCTGAAGGTGGGAGCATTGCTGTCCAGGATGCcgaaatggagaagagaaaaggtgAGCTGGTATCAGACCTAGTCTGTCCGACAAGCCAGGAGTTAAACATAGAAAAGCCCCTGCCGAGGTCTTCAGAGGAGTGGCGTGGCAGTGGGGACGACAAGGTGAAGACCGAGACACACCCAGACACAGTCACTGCTGGAAAGGAACCCCCTGGCTCCATGACATCCACGACCTCACAGAAGCCTGGGAGTAACCAGGGGAGACCAGATGGTTCCCTTGGTGGGACTGCACCTTTAATCTTTTCTGACTCAAAGAATGTACCTCCAGCAGGCGTGTCGGCCCCTGAGGCAAACCCCAAGGCTGAAGAAAAAGAGAACGATACAGTGACGATTTCCCCCAAACAAGAGGGTTTCCCCCCTAAGGGGTACTTCCCATCAGGAAAGAAGAAGGGGAGACCCATTGGTAGTGTgaataagcaaaagaaacagcagcCACCGCCTCCACCCCCTCAGCCCCCTCAGATACCAGAAGCTTCTGCAGATGGAGAGCCAAAGCCAAAAAAGCAGAGGCAAAGGCGGGAGAGAAGGAAGCCTGGGGCACAGCCAAGGAAGCGGAAAACCAAACAAGCAGTTCCCATTGTGGAACCCCAAGAACCTGAGATCAAACTAAAGTATGCCACCCAGCCACTGGATAAAACCGATGCCAAGAACAAGTCTTTTTTCCCTTATATCCATGTAGTAAATAAGTGCGAACTTGGAGCCGTTTGTACAATCATCAATGCTGAAGAGGAAGAACAGACCAAATTGGTGAGGGGTCGGAAAGGTCAGAGGTCTCTGACCCCACCACCCAGCAGCACTGAAAGCAAGGCACTCCCAGCTTCGTCCTTCATGCTGCAGGGCCCTGTTGTGACAGAGTCTTCTGTCATGGGGCACCTAGTTTGCTGTCTGTGTGGCAAGTGGGCCAGTTACCGGAACATGGGCGACCTCTTTGGACCCTTTTATCCGCAAGATTATGCTGCCACTCTCCCCAAGAACCCGCCTCCCAAGCGGGCCACGGAGATGCAGAGCAAAGTAAAGGTACGGCACAAAAGCGCTTCGAATGGCTCCAAGACGGacactgaggaggaggaggagcagcagcagcagcagaaggagcagaggagccTGGCCGCCCACCCCAGGTTTAAGCGGCGACACCGCTCGGAGGACTGCAGCGGAGGCCCTCGGTCCCTGTCCCGGGGGCTCCCTTGTAAGAAAGCCACCGCCGAGGGCAGCAGCGACAAGACTGCCTTGGACTCCAAGCCCTCTGCGCCCACCACCTCGGAAGGGGGCCCTGAGCTGGAGTTACAAATCCCTGAACTACCTCTTGACAGCAATGAATTTTGGGTCCACGAGGGTTGTATTCTCTGGGCCAATGGAATCTACCTGGTCTGCGGCAGGCTCTACGGCCTGCAGGAGGCGCTGGAAATAGCCAGAGAGATG